DNA from Candidatus Fusobacterium pullicola:
GCTAAAAAATTCAATAAGTCGAAGACTTAACCCTTGCATTTTTAGTGAGATAAGCTCATAGTTAATCAACTTCTTGGAATATGAAACAATTCTTAGTTTTCTTTTTAAATCATAAATAGCTGAGTAGTAACTAGAAAATAAAATTTGAGGGGATTTAACCCCTCAAAAATTTTTATTCTATATTATTAATAAAAATTAGATTTTACTTACATCAAATACTTCTAACTTGCTCTCATCAATATGACTATCTTGCATTCTTAAGATTGCATTTATAGTATCTAATGAAGTAAGTACATCTACACCATACTCGATAGCCATTCTTCTCATTTTAAATCCATCTCTTTGAGCGTCATTAGCTTTTGTTGGAGTGTTGATTAATAGGTCTACTTCTCTATTTTTTAATACATCAGTTATATTAGGTGATTGCTCTCCAATTCTATTTACTAGAGTAGATTCAACTCCATTTTCAGCTAAGAACTTTTGTGTTCCTTTTGTAGCAAATAAAGTAGATCCATGTTTTACTAAACTCTTAGCTATTGGTAAGAACTCTTCTTTATCTTTATCTCTGATAGTTACAAGTATTTTTCTATCTTGGATTAAGTGAACTCTCTTAGCTCCTAACAATCCTTTGAAGATTGCCTCATCCATATTATTTCCTACTCCTAATACCTCTCCTGTTGATCTCATTTCTGGTCCTAATGATACTTCAACACTTGATAATTTTTCAGTAGAGAATACAGGTACTTTTACAGCTACTACATCTGGTTTCTTGTAAATTCCTGTTCCATATCCTAAATCTTTTAATTTTTCTCCAAGAGCAACTCTTGTAGCTATTTCAATAGCTGGTACTCCTGATACTTTAGAAATATAAGGAACTGTTCTTGAAGATCTAGGGTTTACTTCAATTACATATAATTTATTTTGGAAAGCGATAAATTGAATATTCATCATTCCTTTTACTTCTAGAGCCTTAGCCATTTTCTTAGTTATTTCTAATAGTTCTTCCTCTGTTCCTTCATATAGGTTTTGTTGAGGATAGATAGTTATAGAGTCTCCTGAGTGAACTCCAGCTCTTTCTAAGTGTTCCATTACTCCAGGAATTAATACATCTTCTCCATCACAGATAGCATCTACTTCTAATTCAATACCATTTAGATATTTATCTATTAATACTGGATTAGCAGAGTCTCTTTCAAATGAAGCTTCTAGATATTTTACTAAGTTATACTCATCATGACAGATTTCCATTCCTTGTCCTCCAAGTACATATGAAGGTCTTACAAGTACTGGGTATCCAATTTGATTAGCTATCTCTATTCCGTGAGCAACATCCCAAACTCCTCTTCCTTTTGGTCTGTTGATGTTAAGCTCTTCCATCATCTCTTCAAATCTTTCTCTATCTTCTGCCTCATCTATCTTATCAGCACTTGTTCCTATGATTTTTATTCCTCTATCACTTAAATCATTAGCAAGTTTTATAGCTGTTTGTCCTCCGAATTGAAGAATTACTCCTTCTGGCTTCTCTTTTTCTAATATAGCCATTATATCTTCAGTTACTAATGGTTCAAAATATAGTTTATCAGCTGTAGAGAAATCTGTTGAAACAGTCTCTGGGTTATTATTGATTATGATACTTTCTATTCCTAATTTCTTTAAAGTTTTTACTGCATGAACTGTACAGTAGTCAAACTCTATTCCTTGTCCAATTCTGATTGGTCCTGAACCTATAACTACAACTTTTCTCTTATCACTTACTACTACTTCATCAAATTGATCATAAGTAGAGTAGAAATATGATGAGTCTGCAGCAAACTCTCCAGCACAAGTATCAACCATTTTATAAGTTGGAACTATGTTATATGCCTTTCTTTTTCTCTCTATATCTCTTTCTGAAATTCCCATAAGTTGAGCTATTCCTTTATCAGAAAATCCTTTTTTCTTAAGATTTCTTAGATAATTTTCATCTAAATCTTTAAATTTCATTTTCTTTAATTGCTCTTCTTGTTTTACTATCCATTCGATTTTTTCCATGAAGAACTTATCTATACCAGTTATTTTTTGTAACTTTTCTTTGATGTATCCTCTTCTTAACATCTCAGCTACTACGAATATTCTTTCATCATCTGGTTTTACAACTGCAGCTTTTAACTCTTCTATTGTCATTTTCTTAACAACAGGGTGCTCAAAGCTAAATCTTCCTATTTCTAGTGATCTTAATCCTTTTTGGAATGCAGATTCGAAGTTATTTCCTATAGCCATAACCTCTCCAGTTGCCATCATCTTAGTTCCAAGTCTTTTATTTGCCTTTTTAAACTTATCAAATGGCCACTTAGGTATTTTTACAACTATATAGTCAAGTGCTGGTTCAAAACAAGCAAATGTCTTTTCTGTTACTTCATTTTTTACTTCATCTAATAAATACCCTAATGATAATCTAGTAGCAACTCTAGCTATTGGATATCCAGTAGCTTTAGAAGCTAGTGCA
Protein-coding regions in this window:
- the carB gene encoding carbamoyl-phosphate synthase large subunit, producing the protein MLDKSIKKTLVIGSGPIIIGQAAEFDYSGTQACETLKKEGIEVVLINSNPATIMTDKAVADRIYIEPITVEFVEKVIAKERPDSILAGMGGQTALNMAVELAEKGILEKYGVRVIGTPIESIKRGEDRELFREAMEKIGEPIIKSKIVESLEEGYKVANEIGYPVVVRPAYTLGGTGGGFANNDVELEDILSKGLALSRVGQVLIEKSILGWKEIEYEVIRDANGNAITVCNMENIDPVGIHTGDSIVVAPSQTLSDREYQMLRTSALKIVNEIGVVGGCNVQFALHPKSFEYAIIEINPRVSRSSALASKATGYPIARVATRLSLGYLLDEVKNEVTEKTFACFEPALDYIVVKIPKWPFDKFKKANKRLGTKMMATGEVMAIGNNFESAFQKGLRSLEIGRFSFEHPVVKKMTIEELKAAVVKPDDERIFVVAEMLRRGYIKEKLQKITGIDKFFMEKIEWIVKQEEQLKKMKFKDLDENYLRNLKKKGFSDKGIAQLMGISERDIERKRKAYNIVPTYKMVDTCAGEFAADSSYFYSTYDQFDEVVVSDKRKVVVIGSGPIRIGQGIEFDYCTVHAVKTLKKLGIESIIINNNPETVSTDFSTADKLYFEPLVTEDIMAILEKEKPEGVILQFGGQTAIKLANDLSDRGIKIIGTSADKIDEAEDRERFEEMMEELNINRPKGRGVWDVAHGIEIANQIGYPVLVRPSYVLGGQGMEICHDEYNLVKYLEASFERDSANPVLIDKYLNGIELEVDAICDGEDVLIPGVMEHLERAGVHSGDSITIYPQQNLYEGTEEELLEITKKMAKALEVKGMMNIQFIAFQNKLYVIEVNPRSSRTVPYISKVSGVPAIEIATRVALGEKLKDLGYGTGIYKKPDVVAVKVPVFSTEKLSSVEVSLGPEMRSTGEVLGVGNNMDEAIFKGLLGAKRVHLIQDRKILVTIRDKDKEEFLPIAKSLVKHGSTLFATKGTQKFLAENGVESTLVNRIGEQSPNITDVLKNREVDLLINTPTKANDAQRDGFKMRRMAIEYGVDVLTSLDTINAILRMQDSHIDESKLEVFDVSKI